From the genome of Denticeps clupeoides chromosome 4, fDenClu1.1, whole genome shotgun sequence, one region includes:
- the LOC114789165 gene encoding PDZ domain-containing protein GIPC1-like, producing MPLGLRKKKSKSRETSNLVENEEAAAAAAANGLPPPPADLRPKLVFHTQLAHGSPTGRIEGFTNVKELYGKIAEAFRVASDQILFCTLNTHKIDMERLLGGQIGLEDFIFAHVKGIKKEVEVLKHEDALGLTITDNGAGYAFIKRIKEGSVVDGVKVICVGDHIECINGKNIVGTRHYEVARMLKELPRYETFTLKLVEPMKAFECLEPRSKGGKPGGENKIGTGRSTLRLRSKGPATVEDLPTEFEEKAVKKVDDLLENYMGIRDTELAATMVEVGRDKKNPDEFAMALDEALGDFAFPDEFVFDVWGAIGDAKEGRF from the exons ATGCCTCTGGGGCTGCGCAAGAAGAAGAGCAAGTCGAGGGAGACCTCCAACCTGGTGGAGAacgaggaggcggcggcggcggcggcggccaacGGACTCCCGCCTCCACCCGCCGACCTGCGGCCCAAGCTGGTCTTCCACACGCAGCTCGCCCACGGCAGCCCCACCGGCCGCATCGAGGGCTTCACCAACGTCAAGGAGCTCTACGGCAAGATCGCCGAGGCCTTCCGCGTCGCGTCCGACCAG ATTCTCTTCTGCACGCTCAACACCCACAAGATCGACATGGAGCGGCTGCTGGGCGGGCAGATCGGCCTGGAGGACTTCATCTTCGCTCACGTTAAAGGCATCAAGAAGGAAGTGGAGGTGCTGAAGCACGAGGACGCGCTGGGCCTGACCATCACCGACAACGGCGCCGGATACGCCTTTATAAAG CGTATTAAAGAGGGCAGCGTGGTGGACGGCGTGAAGGTGATCTGCGTAGGGGACCACATCGAGTGCATCAACGGGAAGAACATCGTGGGAACGCGCCACTACGAGGTGGCCCGCATGCTGAAGGAGCTGCCCAGATACGAGACCTTCACCCTGAAGCTGGTGGAGCCCATGAAGGCCTTCG AATGTCTGGAGCCCAGGTCAAAGGGCGGGAAGCCTGGCGGGGAGAACAAGATCGGCACGGGCAGGAGCACCCTGAGACTCCGCTCCAAAGGGCCCGCCACCGTGGAGGATCTG CCCACAGAGTTCGAGGAGAAAGCGGTGAAGAAAGTGGACGACCTTCTCGAGAACTACATGGGCATCCGAGACACTGAGCTAG CTGCGACCATGGTGGAGGTGGGCCGGGACAAGAAGAACCCGGACGAGTTCGCCATGGCTCTGGACGAGGCGCTCGGGGACTTCGCCTTCCCTGATGAGTTTGTGTTTGACGTGTGGGGGGCCATCGGTGACGCCAAGGAGGGACGATTCTGA
- the dnajb4 gene encoding dnaJ homolog subfamily B member 4, which produces MGKDYYKILGIAKGAGDEDIKKAYRKQALKWHPDKNKAANAEERFKEVAEAYEVLSDPKKREIYDQHGEEGLKGGGGPADGQGSTFTYTFHGDPHATFATFFGGANPFEMFFGRKVNGRDDDDMEVEGGDPFSSFSSFNLNGFPRERHIGVGGQARRKQDPAIHHELRVSLEEVFHGCTKRMKISRKRLNPDGRTLRTEDKILAIDIKRGWKEGTKITFPREGDESPNTIPADIVFVIKDKPHPHFRREGSDIIYPVRVSLRQSLCGCSVTVSTIDGKTCNMKITDVIKPGMRKTIAGQGLPLPKNPEQRGDLVVELDVNFPESLPTSAKDVLKRHLPAS; this is translated from the exons ATGGGGAAGGATTACTACAAGATCCTGGGCATCGCCAAGGGAGCGGGGGACGAGGACATCAAGAAAGCGTACAGGAAGCAGGCGCTGAAATGGCACCCCGACAAAAACAAAGCTGCCAACGCGGAGGAGCGATTCAAGGAGGTCGCCGAGGCGTACGAAGTTCTCAGCGACCCCAAGAAGCGCGAAATATACGACCAGCACGGAGAAGAAG GTCTAAAAGGTGGAGGAGGTCCTGCAGATGGACAAGGGAGCACCTTCACCTACACTTTCCATGGAGATCCTCATGCAACATTCGCCACGTTTTTTGGTGGAGCCAACCCGTTCGAGATGTTCTTCGGCAGGAAGGTCAACGGGCGAGACGACGATGACATGGAGGTGGAGGGCGGCGATCCTTTCAGCTCCTTTTCCAGCTTCAACCTGAACGGCTTCCCACGTGAGAGGCACATCGGCGTCGGCGGTCAGGCCAGACGCAAGCAGGACCCGGCGATCCACCACGAGCTGCGCGTGTCCCTGGAGGAAGTGTTCCACGGCTGCACCAAGCGCATGAAGATCTCGCGGAAGCGCCTGAACCCAGACGGCCGCACCCTACGCACCGAGGACAAGATCCTCGCCATCGACATCAAACGCGGGTGGAAGGAAGGCACCAAAATCACGTTCCCTCGGGAGGGCGACGAATCGCCCAACACCATCCCTGCCGACATCGTCTTCGTCATTAAGGACAAGCCACATCCGCACTTTCGACGGGAAGGGTCCGATATCATCTACCCCGTCCGCGTCAGCCTGCGGCAG TCGTTGTGCGGTTGCTCCGTCACGGTGTCCACCATAGACGGGAAGACGTGCAACATGAAGATCACCGATGTTATAAAGCCTGGCATGAGGAAGACCATTGCCGGCCAGGGACTGCCGCTGCCAAAAAACCCGGAGCAGAGGGGAGACCTGGTGGTGGAGCTGGATGTGAACTTTCCGGAAAGTCTCCCGACCAGTGCCAAGGATGTCCTAAAGCGGCACCTACCAGCTTCCTAA
- the fubp1 gene encoding far upstream element-binding protein 1 isoform X1, whose protein sequence is MADYSSVAPPSANNGGGMNDAFKDALQRARQIAAKIGGDGVTPPASSGDFGYGGQKRPLEDPADQPESKKVAPSDPYSSVMGGMGGMGGMGGMGGGPPRSMSEDFKVPDGMVGFIIGRGGEQISRLQQESGCKIQIAPDSGGMPERSVTLTGAPDSILTAKRLLSEIVEKGRPAPAFHHNDGPGMSVQEVLIPASKAGLVIGKGGETIKQLQERAGVKMVMIQDGPQNTGADKPLRISGDPFKVQQAKEMVMDLIRDQGFREQRGEYGSRMGGGGESLDVPVPRFAVGIVIGRNGEMIKKIQNDTGVRIQFKPDDGSTPERIAQIMGPPDRAQHAADIISDLLRSVQAGGPPGPGGRGRGRGQGNWNMGPPGGLQEFAFTVPTMKTGLIIGKGGETIKSISQQSGARIELQRNPPPNADPNIKMFTVRGNPQQIDYARQLVEEKIGGPVSPMGGPHGPPGPHGGPSPHGPPGPPGPPNSMGPYNPGPYNQGPPGPHGPPGPYPPQGWGNGYPHWQQGQPDPNKAAADANAAAWAAYYSQYQQQPQAPMTPTGGAPGTGQANGQGDPQTPGQAGQTDYTKAWEEYYKKMGQQGQPTQDYTKAWEEYYKKQGQGPPQAAAAAAGSQPGGQPDYSAAWAEYYRQQAAYYGQSGSQNMAGAPQAPQVHEC, encoded by the exons ATGGCGGATTATTCCAGCGTGGCTCCGCCGTCCGCGAACAACGGCGGCGGGATGAACGACGCATTCAAAGACGCGCTGCAGCGGGCCAGACAG ATCGCTGCTAAGATTGGGGGTGACGGCGTGACCCCGCCTGCTTCGTCTGGGGACTTTGGGTACGGGGGCCAGAAACGGCCCTTAGAAGATCCTGCAG ATCAACCGGAATCCAAAAAAGTCGCCCCCAGTGACC cTTATTCCTCCGTGATGGGAGGGATGGGTGGTATGGGCGGGATGGGCGGCATGGGCGGCGGTCCTCCAAG ATCCATGTCGGAGGACTTTAAGGTTCCAGATGGAATGGTTGGCTTCA TCATTGGAAGAGGTGGTGAGCAGATATCTCGACTTCAACAAGAGTCCGGGTGTAAAATACAGATCGCGCCTG ACAGCGGAGGAATGCCGGAGAGATCTGTGACTTTAACAGGAGCCCCAGACTCTATTCT GACCGCAAAGAGGTTATTATCGGAGATCGTCGAGAAAGGCCGACCAGCACCAGCGTTCCACCACAACGACGGCCCAGGCATGTCAGTCCAGGAGGTTCTAATCCCAGCATCCAAAGCCGGCCTGGTTATTGGGAAAGGAGGAGAGACGATCAAACAGCTGCAG gagcGGGCAGGGGTCAAGATGGTCATGATCCAGGATGGGCCACAAAACACAGGAGCGGACAAACCCCTCAGGATTTCAGGGGATCCTTTTAAAGTTCAG CAAGCCAAGGAGATGGTGATGGACCTGATCCGGGACCAGGGTTTCCGGGAGCAGCGCGGGGAGTACGGCTCCCGTATGGGGGGTGGAGGAGAGAGTTTAGAC gTTCCTGTTCCACGCTTCGCAGTTGGTATCGTTATTGGGAGGAATGGTGAGATGATAAAGAAGATACAGAATGACACCGGCGTGAGGATCCAATTTAAACCAG ACGACGGCAGCACCCCGGAGAGGATAGCTCAGATCATGGGCCCACCGGACCGAGCTCAGCACGCTGCAGATATCATCTCAGACCTCCTGAGAAGTGTGCAGGCTGGAGGGCCACCAGGGCCTGGTGGCAGGGGCCGTGGCCGGGGCCAGGGCAACTGGAACATGGGCCCCCCTGGCGGCCTGCAGGAGTTCGCTTTCACAGTTCCGACCATGAAGACCGGTCTCATCATTGGCAAAG GGGGCGAGACCATCAAGAGCATCAGCCAGCAGTCTGGAGCCAGGATAGAGCTGCAAAGGAACCCTCCTCCAAACGCCGACCCCAACATAAAGATGTTCACAGTGCGGGGCAACCCCCAGCAGATCGACTACGCCAGGCAGCTGGTGGAGGAAAAGATTGGT GGTCCAGTCAGTCCAATGGGAGGTCCCCACGGTCCCCCGGGCCCCCATGGTGGCCCATCACCCCATGGCCCTCCTGGCCCACCAGGACCCCCGAATTCTATGGGGCCATACAACCCCGGACCCTACAATCAGGGCCCTCCAGGACCTCA cGGACCGCCAGGGCCCTACCCACCCCAAGGCTGGGGCAACGGGTACCCACACTGGCAGCAGGGGCAGCCGGATCCCA ATAAAGCGGCGGCAGACGCCAACGCAGCAGCGTGGGCAGCGTACTACTCCCAGTACCAGCAGCAGCCCCAGGCGCCCATGACCCCGACCGGCGGCGCCCCGGGCACAGGCCAGGCCAACGGGCAGG gtgACCCTCAGACACCAGGTCAGGCTGGACAGACTGATTATACCAAGGCCTGGGAGGAATATTACAAGAAAATGG gcCAGCAGGGCCAGCCGACACAGGATTACACCAAGGCCTGGGAAGAGTACTACAAAAAGCAAG GTCAGGGACCTCCCCAGGCTGCGGCCGCGGCGGCCGGCTCCCAGCCAGGCGGCCAGCCGGACTACAGCGCCGCCTGGGCGGAGTACTACCGGCAGCAGGCCGCCTACTACGGCCAGTCGGGCTCGCAGAACATGGCCGGAGCTCCGCAGGCTCCTCAGGTACATGAGTGCTGA
- the fubp1 gene encoding far upstream element-binding protein 1 isoform X2, giving the protein MADYSSVAPPSANNGGGMNDAFKDALQRARQIAAKIGGDGVTPPASSGDFGYGGQKRPLEDPADQPESKKVAPSDPYSSVMGGMGGMGGMGGMGGGPPRSMSEDFKVPDGMVGFIIGRGGEQISRLQQESGCKIQIAPDSGGMPERSVTLTGAPDSILTAKRLLSEIVEKGRPAPAFHHNDGPGMSVQEVLIPASKAGLVIGKGGETIKQLQERAGVKMVMIQDGPQNTGADKPLRISGDPFKVQQAKEMVMDLIRDQGFREQRGEYGSRMGGGGESLDVPVPRFAVGIVIGRNGEMIKKIQNDTGVRIQFKPDDGSTPERIAQIMGPPDRAQHAADIISDLLRSVQAGGPPGPGGRGRGRGQGNWNMGPPGGLQEFAFTVPTMKTGLIIGKGGETIKSISQQSGARIELQRNPPPNADPNIKMFTVRGNPQQIDYARQLVEEKIGGPVSPMGGPHGPPGPHGGPSPHGPPGPPGPPNSMGPYNPGPYNQGPPGPHGPPGPYPPQGWGNGYPHWQQGQPDPNKAAADANAAAWAAYYSQYQQQPQAPMTPTGGAPGTGQANGQGDPQTPGQAGQTDYTKAWEEYYKKMGQQGQPTQDYTKAWEEYYKKQGQGPPQAAAAAAGSQPGGQPDYSAAWAEYYRQQAAYYGQSGSQNMAGAPQAPQGQ; this is encoded by the exons ATGGCGGATTATTCCAGCGTGGCTCCGCCGTCCGCGAACAACGGCGGCGGGATGAACGACGCATTCAAAGACGCGCTGCAGCGGGCCAGACAG ATCGCTGCTAAGATTGGGGGTGACGGCGTGACCCCGCCTGCTTCGTCTGGGGACTTTGGGTACGGGGGCCAGAAACGGCCCTTAGAAGATCCTGCAG ATCAACCGGAATCCAAAAAAGTCGCCCCCAGTGACC cTTATTCCTCCGTGATGGGAGGGATGGGTGGTATGGGCGGGATGGGCGGCATGGGCGGCGGTCCTCCAAG ATCCATGTCGGAGGACTTTAAGGTTCCAGATGGAATGGTTGGCTTCA TCATTGGAAGAGGTGGTGAGCAGATATCTCGACTTCAACAAGAGTCCGGGTGTAAAATACAGATCGCGCCTG ACAGCGGAGGAATGCCGGAGAGATCTGTGACTTTAACAGGAGCCCCAGACTCTATTCT GACCGCAAAGAGGTTATTATCGGAGATCGTCGAGAAAGGCCGACCAGCACCAGCGTTCCACCACAACGACGGCCCAGGCATGTCAGTCCAGGAGGTTCTAATCCCAGCATCCAAAGCCGGCCTGGTTATTGGGAAAGGAGGAGAGACGATCAAACAGCTGCAG gagcGGGCAGGGGTCAAGATGGTCATGATCCAGGATGGGCCACAAAACACAGGAGCGGACAAACCCCTCAGGATTTCAGGGGATCCTTTTAAAGTTCAG CAAGCCAAGGAGATGGTGATGGACCTGATCCGGGACCAGGGTTTCCGGGAGCAGCGCGGGGAGTACGGCTCCCGTATGGGGGGTGGAGGAGAGAGTTTAGAC gTTCCTGTTCCACGCTTCGCAGTTGGTATCGTTATTGGGAGGAATGGTGAGATGATAAAGAAGATACAGAATGACACCGGCGTGAGGATCCAATTTAAACCAG ACGACGGCAGCACCCCGGAGAGGATAGCTCAGATCATGGGCCCACCGGACCGAGCTCAGCACGCTGCAGATATCATCTCAGACCTCCTGAGAAGTGTGCAGGCTGGAGGGCCACCAGGGCCTGGTGGCAGGGGCCGTGGCCGGGGCCAGGGCAACTGGAACATGGGCCCCCCTGGCGGCCTGCAGGAGTTCGCTTTCACAGTTCCGACCATGAAGACCGGTCTCATCATTGGCAAAG GGGGCGAGACCATCAAGAGCATCAGCCAGCAGTCTGGAGCCAGGATAGAGCTGCAAAGGAACCCTCCTCCAAACGCCGACCCCAACATAAAGATGTTCACAGTGCGGGGCAACCCCCAGCAGATCGACTACGCCAGGCAGCTGGTGGAGGAAAAGATTGGT GGTCCAGTCAGTCCAATGGGAGGTCCCCACGGTCCCCCGGGCCCCCATGGTGGCCCATCACCCCATGGCCCTCCTGGCCCACCAGGACCCCCGAATTCTATGGGGCCATACAACCCCGGACCCTACAATCAGGGCCCTCCAGGACCTCA cGGACCGCCAGGGCCCTACCCACCCCAAGGCTGGGGCAACGGGTACCCACACTGGCAGCAGGGGCAGCCGGATCCCA ATAAAGCGGCGGCAGACGCCAACGCAGCAGCGTGGGCAGCGTACTACTCCCAGTACCAGCAGCAGCCCCAGGCGCCCATGACCCCGACCGGCGGCGCCCCGGGCACAGGCCAGGCCAACGGGCAGG gtgACCCTCAGACACCAGGTCAGGCTGGACAGACTGATTATACCAAGGCCTGGGAGGAATATTACAAGAAAATGG gcCAGCAGGGCCAGCCGACACAGGATTACACCAAGGCCTGGGAAGAGTACTACAAAAAGCAAG GTCAGGGACCTCCCCAGGCTGCGGCCGCGGCGGCCGGCTCCCAGCCAGGCGGCCAGCCGGACTACAGCGCCGCCTGGGCGGAGTACTACCGGCAGCAGGCCGCCTACTACGGCCAGTCGGGCTCGCAGAACATGGCCGGAGCTCCGCAGGCTCCTCAG GGCCAGTAA
- the fubp1 gene encoding far upstream element-binding protein 1 isoform X3 has translation MADYSSVAPPSANNGGGMNDAFKDALQRARQIAAKIGGDGVTPPASSGDFGYGGQKRPLEDPADQPESKKVAPSDPYSSVMGGMGGMGGMGGMGGGPPRSMSEDFKVPDGMVGFIIGRGGEQISRLQQESGCKIQIAPDSGGMPERSVTLTGAPDSILTAKRLLSEIVEKGRPAPAFHHNDGPGMSVQEVLIPASKAGLVIGKGGETIKQLQERAGVKMVMIQDGPQNTGADKPLRISGDPFKVQQAKEMVMDLIRDQGFREQRGEYGSRMGGGGESLDVPVPRFAVGIVIGRNGEMIKKIQNDTGVRIQFKPDDGSTPERIAQIMGPPDRAQHAADIISDLLRSVQAGGPPGPGGRGRGRGQGNWNMGPPGGLQEFAFTVPTMKTGLIIGKGGETIKSISQQSGARIELQRNPPPNADPNIKMFTVRGNPQQIDYARQLVEEKIGGPVSPMGGPHGPPGPHGGPSPHGPPGPPGPPNSMGPYNPGPYPPQGWGNGYPHWQQGQPDPNKAAADANAAAWAAYYSQYQQQPQAPMTPTGGAPGTGQANGQGDPQTPGQAGQTDYTKAWEEYYKKMGQQGQPTQDYTKAWEEYYKKQGQGPPQAAAAAAGSQPGGQPDYSAAWAEYYRQQAAYYGQSGSQNMAGAPQAPQVHEC, from the exons ATGGCGGATTATTCCAGCGTGGCTCCGCCGTCCGCGAACAACGGCGGCGGGATGAACGACGCATTCAAAGACGCGCTGCAGCGGGCCAGACAG ATCGCTGCTAAGATTGGGGGTGACGGCGTGACCCCGCCTGCTTCGTCTGGGGACTTTGGGTACGGGGGCCAGAAACGGCCCTTAGAAGATCCTGCAG ATCAACCGGAATCCAAAAAAGTCGCCCCCAGTGACC cTTATTCCTCCGTGATGGGAGGGATGGGTGGTATGGGCGGGATGGGCGGCATGGGCGGCGGTCCTCCAAG ATCCATGTCGGAGGACTTTAAGGTTCCAGATGGAATGGTTGGCTTCA TCATTGGAAGAGGTGGTGAGCAGATATCTCGACTTCAACAAGAGTCCGGGTGTAAAATACAGATCGCGCCTG ACAGCGGAGGAATGCCGGAGAGATCTGTGACTTTAACAGGAGCCCCAGACTCTATTCT GACCGCAAAGAGGTTATTATCGGAGATCGTCGAGAAAGGCCGACCAGCACCAGCGTTCCACCACAACGACGGCCCAGGCATGTCAGTCCAGGAGGTTCTAATCCCAGCATCCAAAGCCGGCCTGGTTATTGGGAAAGGAGGAGAGACGATCAAACAGCTGCAG gagcGGGCAGGGGTCAAGATGGTCATGATCCAGGATGGGCCACAAAACACAGGAGCGGACAAACCCCTCAGGATTTCAGGGGATCCTTTTAAAGTTCAG CAAGCCAAGGAGATGGTGATGGACCTGATCCGGGACCAGGGTTTCCGGGAGCAGCGCGGGGAGTACGGCTCCCGTATGGGGGGTGGAGGAGAGAGTTTAGAC gTTCCTGTTCCACGCTTCGCAGTTGGTATCGTTATTGGGAGGAATGGTGAGATGATAAAGAAGATACAGAATGACACCGGCGTGAGGATCCAATTTAAACCAG ACGACGGCAGCACCCCGGAGAGGATAGCTCAGATCATGGGCCCACCGGACCGAGCTCAGCACGCTGCAGATATCATCTCAGACCTCCTGAGAAGTGTGCAGGCTGGAGGGCCACCAGGGCCTGGTGGCAGGGGCCGTGGCCGGGGCCAGGGCAACTGGAACATGGGCCCCCCTGGCGGCCTGCAGGAGTTCGCTTTCACAGTTCCGACCATGAAGACCGGTCTCATCATTGGCAAAG GGGGCGAGACCATCAAGAGCATCAGCCAGCAGTCTGGAGCCAGGATAGAGCTGCAAAGGAACCCTCCTCCAAACGCCGACCCCAACATAAAGATGTTCACAGTGCGGGGCAACCCCCAGCAGATCGACTACGCCAGGCAGCTGGTGGAGGAAAAGATTGGT GGTCCAGTCAGTCCAATGGGAGGTCCCCACGGTCCCCCGGGCCCCCATGGTGGCCCATCACCCCATGGCCCTCCTGGCCCACCAGGACCCCCGAATTCTATGGGGCCATACAACCCCGGA CCCTACCCACCCCAAGGCTGGGGCAACGGGTACCCACACTGGCAGCAGGGGCAGCCGGATCCCA ATAAAGCGGCGGCAGACGCCAACGCAGCAGCGTGGGCAGCGTACTACTCCCAGTACCAGCAGCAGCCCCAGGCGCCCATGACCCCGACCGGCGGCGCCCCGGGCACAGGCCAGGCCAACGGGCAGG gtgACCCTCAGACACCAGGTCAGGCTGGACAGACTGATTATACCAAGGCCTGGGAGGAATATTACAAGAAAATGG gcCAGCAGGGCCAGCCGACACAGGATTACACCAAGGCCTGGGAAGAGTACTACAAAAAGCAAG GTCAGGGACCTCCCCAGGCTGCGGCCGCGGCGGCCGGCTCCCAGCCAGGCGGCCAGCCGGACTACAGCGCCGCCTGGGCGGAGTACTACCGGCAGCAGGCCGCCTACTACGGCCAGTCGGGCTCGCAGAACATGGCCGGAGCTCCGCAGGCTCCTCAGGTACATGAGTGCTGA
- the LOC114789163 gene encoding mitoguardin 1-like produces MATMAMMEVTLKNSPLSIKMAALRVVDLPLSVCSSLGQVSISSGTKKLLAATAFGAISLILLARRFQRRKGKKNALSPWQPETFDLLNTVLSEKGGNVSGGRLSGSLQSLASLKSINTASASCFWERGTEEPDVCSMVTIPVTTPENLYMMGMELFEEAVRRWEQALRFRSRHAEDEDSCASVKLGDAIAQEAVEDLSAEFIHRLESLLQRAYRLQEEFEGALGLSDPASHASADQHTDISAREDLDESCLRDSISIASTDSFVSAAELSENRDLRGTHVLGARFYQEALQLAEEGKISCRVLRTELLECLGDADFLAKLHCVRQACQAILSERTTRAFLADTGKKILSSIIVKARKSPKRFEEVFEEMIWFLEQTEHWENTEMELATRGVKHLNFYDIVLDFVLMDSFEDLENPPISIQNVVNNRWLNSSFKETAVASSCWSVLKQKRQHIKVQDGFIAHFYAVCEQISPVLAWGFLGPKSSLHDFCCFFKDQVLFFLKDIFDLEKVRYTCVEMLAEDMLHLLHRRSELLLAYLGADFLRHLNSCAGAPAHLVPTTLLETRVQ; encoded by the exons ATGGCCACGATGGCCATGATGGAGGTCACACTGAAGAACTCCCCACTGTCCATTAAAATGGCTGCTCTTCGCGTGGTGGACCTTCCCCTGTCCGTCTGCAGCTCCCTCGGCCAG GTGAGCATCAGTAGCGGAACGAAGAAGCTCCTGGCTGCCACCGCGTTCGGTGCCATCTCCCTCATCCTCCTCGCCCGCCGCTTCCAGAGGAGGAAGGGAAAGAAAAACGCTCTGTCCCCATGGCAACCGGAGACGTTTGACCTCCTCAACACTGTCCTGTCGGAGAAAG GCGGGAACGTGTCCGGTGGCCGACTGTCCGGCTCGCTGCAGAGTCTGGCCTCG CTGAAAAGCATCAACACGGCCAGTGCCTCGTGCTTCTGGGAGAGAGGAACCGAGGAGCCCGACGTCTGCAGCATGGTTACCATCCCCGTCACCACACCGGAGAACCTCTACATGATGG GCATGGAGCTGTTCGAGGAGGCTGTGCGGCGCTGGGAACAGGCGCTCCGCTTCCGCAGCCGCCATGCGGAGGACGAAGACAGCTGCGCGTCCGTGAAGCTCGGAGACGCCATCGCTCAAGAGGCCGTGGAG GACCTCAGTGCCGAGTTCATCCACAGGCTGGAGTCTCTGCTGCAGCGAGCGTACCGCCTGCAGGAGGAGTTCGAGGGGGCGCTGGGACTCTCAGACCCCGCCTCTCACGCCAGTGCCG ACCAACACACGGACATCTCAGCAAGGGAGGACCTGGATGAATCCTGTCTGAGGGACTCCATCAGCATCGCGTCCACTGACTCGTTTGTGTCGGCCGCTGAG CTGTCGGAGAACAGGGACCTGCGGGGGACCCACGTTCTGGGCGCGAGGTTCTACCAGGAGGCGCTGCAGCTGGCCGAGGAGGGCAAGATCTCCTGCAGAGTCCTGAG GACGGAGCTGCTGGAGTGCCTCGGGGACGCCGATTTCCTGGCGAAGCTGCACTGCGTGCGACAGGCCTGTCAG GCCATTTTGAGTGAGAGAACCACGAGGGCGTTTCTGGCAGACACAGGAAAGAAGATCTTGTCGTCAATCATCGTGAAGGCGCGGAAG AGTCCCAAGAGGTTTGAGGAGGTGTTTGAAGAAATGATCTGGTTCCTGGAACAGACTGAGCACTGGGAGAACACTGAGATGGAGCTGGCCACCCGCGGG GTCAAGCATTTAAACTTCTACGACATAGTCCTTGATTTCGTCCTCATGGACTCCTTCGAGGATCTGGAGAACCCGCCCATCTCCATCCAGAATGTGGTGAACAATCGCTGGCTGAACAGCTCATTCAAAGAAACG GCTGTGGCATCAAGCTGCTGGTCTGTTCTGAAGCAGAAACGGCAGCACATCAAG GTCCAGGATGGATTCATTGCTCACTTCTACGCTGTGTGTGAGCAGATCAGCCCGGTCCTGGCCTGGGGCTTCCTAGGTCCTAAAAGCTCCCTGCATGacttctgctgcttttttaaG GACCAGGTGCTCTTCTTCCTGAAGGACATCTTTGACCTAGAGAAGGTGCGCTACACCTGTGTGGAGATGCTGGCCGAGGACATGCTGCACCTGCTACACCGCCGGTCCGAGCTGCTGCTGGCATACCTGGGCGCCGACTTCCTGCGTCACCTCAACAGCTGCGCCGGCGCACCTGCCCACCTCGTGCCCACCACTCTGCTGGAGACCAGGGTGCAGTGA